The Filimonas lacunae genomic sequence AACCGCCACCGCCCATGCCGTCCTGCGCCAATGCCCCCAATGGCAGCATCAATAATAACACAATGGCAACCTTTGCCTGTTTACCGGTCATTTTTAAAGCTGGTATCATCCCGTAAATATAGAGCAGGAAATGTGAAGGAGACTTTAAAACCATTAGTAAGATATACAATATAACTTCCATACGGGCCACAACTACCTTCCCAGGTAAACATATGGCCTCGTATGATACTTTTATTCATATAAGTGTAATTATTCACAATTGTTAATATTAAAAACCGCTTATAAATAGCTTAATACGATAACAGTATAAAAAAATGGTGTAAGTTTACATTGTCAAACGCGATAAGCGATTACAAAAAGAAGATTATATCACCTCATTATAAACTAGGTGTTTTTCATAGGTTAGCAACGGCCTGCCTTGTCTAAGGCTCAGGCCTATTTTTTTTAATATACCTCTCCTGTTCTTTTTATCACACTCACGGACTGGTCATTACTTCCGCTCAATTATTTTGATCTCCTCCAGCCATTTTTCACATAGCTCTGTCCACAACTCTGTAGAACCGGGGTTATTGCGCAAAGCAATAGAATGCCCTCCGGCAGGAAATACATGTATGGAAGAAGATACATTATTTTCTACCAATGCACCGTAATACAGCAGGCTATTGCGCACGCTTACCGCTTTATCGTTAAAGGCATGTACTATAAAGGCAGGCGACGTGTTTTCAGTTACCTGTAGTTGCATGGAATACTTTTCTATCTGTGCTGCAGTAGGTTTAAGCCCCAGCAAATTGTTTCTGCTGCCCACATTTGCATAAGTTCCCATATCTATCACAGGCGATACCAGTATGCTAAAGTTGGGATGAAAAGGCACCTGATCCAGCGAATCGCCAATAGCAGCTACATCTTCGACACTAGTGCTAAGCATAGCAGCCAGGTGCCCCCCGGCAGAAGAACCTTGCACACCAACCCTGGCAGTATCTATTTTCCAGCGTGCGGCATTAGCGCGTATCAGTTTAATAGCACGCTCTGCATCCTGTAAAGGGCCTTTATCACGCTCCACCAGGTCGGCAGAATTAGGCAACCGATAGTTTAAAACAAATGCGCTTACACCCAGAGTATTAAACCATTTGGCCAGCTGGGTGCCGCTGATGATATAAGCCAATCGCTCATAACCACCACCGGGACATATGACCACAGCAGCCCTTTTATTCTCCGATTCGGAAGAAAAAAAAGCATACATGCCTGGCACCCCCACCCGGAACACACGCTCATTGGCAATGCTATCCGTTAGCTTCATATGTTTGGAGTTGGGCATTTTACCGGCAGGCCACAAAGGGATAAATTCCTGCGCATACCCTTTGACGGCAAGCACTGCTACAAGACAAAAAGAAATCAGTTTTTTCATCAGCTATTTGTTATAAAAAGAACGCGCAGGTACCCAATCTTTAAAAATATTTTTCTGGTAGTCTATATAGCGGCTCCCCTCTTCTGTCGTAAGCTGTTTGCTCCAGGCTACACGTCCGCCGGTTGCTGCACCCTCGCCTTTGTTACTGAACTCGGCATAATAAGCAGTTTGTTCATTGGCAGGGTTATCCCAGTTATGCCAGCCTTCTGCACGAATGTGTTTACCCAGTTCGCAGTTGGCAAACACCACTTTGGCATTAGCCCGCCAGGGACGCCCCAGGTATACTTTATCGGCTGTTGCATCGGCAATGAGTTTACAGTTTACAAACACATAGCCATATTGCTGACGCTCAGTAGTAGAAGCTGCCGTAACATAAGAATTAGTAAGGCTTTTGATGGTACAATCCACAAACACCACGGTAGCATTGCCAAAAATGAAATCAGTAGTACCTTCTATCCAGCAACTGATAAAGCATTGCTGGCTACCATCATTGGCGGTGAATAACGTATCCTGGTTACCCAGCAGCTTACAATCGATCATGGTAAAACGGCTGCCTTCTACATGTAAGGCTACTGCTTGTCCTACCCTGCCAGATGCATTTTCAATTGTTAAACCGGCAATATTAATATCATTGCCCATGACACGCACGGTATAGGAAGTGAATGTGCTGAACTTCTCCTTGTTTACCGTGGTATCGGCATGAAGAAACTTACCGGAGTAATCTGCATTGGTGATAATGGTGCTGTCTTTACCTGCACCAATAATATCTACATTGGTTACCCAGGATGGAATCTCTATCTTTTCATGATACACGCCTTTTTTTACAGAGATAACAATATGCAGGGGTGAATAAGCACGCACTGCATTAATAGCTTCCTGTATAGTACGAAAATGGCCGGAGCCATCCTGTGCTACAGTAATACGCGTAAGGGGTTGGGGCGTGAACTTAACTGTAAAAGCCTTTTTCAAAAAACCATCAATGTAATTGACCATTGGCCCAAACCAGGGGTTAAACAAGGGAAAGCTATGTGGCGCATCATCAAACGTACGCACCTCACTATAAACACGATAATTATTTAATGCTTTTATATAATCTTCGCGGCCGGCATGCATCCTGTCTACCGAACTGTTGATAAACAAAGTGGGCGGGGTTTCCTTGCTTACATGGGTAAGCGGTGAAGCATCTGCCCATAATTGAGGATTGTCTTTTTTACTATATCCAAACCAGTAGGTACCGGCGGATGTTCTTTTACTATCATCCCCCTCCCCTGTTTCGGGATGCACAAACGACAGGGTGCCATCTAAATCCACTACTGCATTTACGCGGGAAGAAACACCCGTGTTTCCACCTGCACCTTCAAAAGTCGCCAGGTTGCCGGTAGTGCCCATAAAAGCAGCCAGCTCGCCACCGGCCGAAAAGCCCATAGCCACAACGCGTGAAGTATCTACCTGGTATTCCTTTGCATGTAACCTTACCCAACGTATGGCTGCTTTTACATCATACACACCTGCCGGATATAATGCTTCGGTTGACAACCGATATTCGGGCGTAAAACATACATAGCCCAGACTGGCCAGCTTTTGCGCCAGCGGATAATGTTGTGTGCGGTTGCCGCTACGCCACCCACCACCATGTATGATAACAACAGCAGTGCGTGCACTGGCAACCTTTGCAGCTGGATAAAAAACGTCCAGTTTTAGCTTACGCTTTCCCGTAGTGCTGTATATCACCTCTTTCTTCTCCACTACCGAAGCATCTGTAAAAGATGTCACCAATGTAATATTGGGGTTATCTTTTTTAGAATGCAGGTAAGCGCTGTAGTTGGTATAAGAGGTATCGGGCTGTGAGGTGATGCCCGCAGTAGATTGAGCAAAAGCAGCAACCGAAGTTGCTGCCAGCAAGAAAATCGTTAAACTGTTTTGTAAAAAACGCATATTTTATTGTTTAGGATAACCTGTATTCTGTTCCAGCTTGGGGTTGGCAGTGATTTGTTCCGATGGTATCGGGTAAATGCCCCGGTATGTCTCGGTTTGTCCTGTTTTAAACGCCCAGGTACTGGTAA encodes the following:
- a CDS encoding alpha/beta hydrolase, which translates into the protein MKKLISFCLVAVLAVKGYAQEFIPLWPAGKMPNSKHMKLTDSIANERVFRVGVPGMYAFFSSESENKRAAVVICPGGGYERLAYIISGTQLAKWFNTLGVSAFVLNYRLPNSADLVERDKGPLQDAERAIKLIRANAARWKIDTARVGVQGSSAGGHLAAMLSTSVEDVAAIGDSLDQVPFHPNFSILVSPVIDMGTYANVGSRNNLLGLKPTAAQIEKYSMQLQVTENTSPAFIVHAFNDKAVSVRNSLLYYGALVENNVSSSIHVFPAGGHSIALRNNPGSTELWTELCEKWLEEIKIIERK
- a CDS encoding pectinesterase family protein, translating into MRFLQNSLTIFLLAATSVAAFAQSTAGITSQPDTSYTNYSAYLHSKKDNPNITLVTSFTDASVVEKKEVIYSTTGKRKLKLDVFYPAAKVASARTAVVIIHGGGWRSGNRTQHYPLAQKLASLGYVCFTPEYRLSTEALYPAGVYDVKAAIRWVRLHAKEYQVDTSRVVAMGFSAGGELAAFMGTTGNLATFEGAGGNTGVSSRVNAVVDLDGTLSFVHPETGEGDDSKRTSAGTYWFGYSKKDNPQLWADASPLTHVSKETPPTLFINSSVDRMHAGREDYIKALNNYRVYSEVRTFDDAPHSFPLFNPWFGPMVNYIDGFLKKAFTVKFTPQPLTRITVAQDGSGHFRTIQEAINAVRAYSPLHIVISVKKGVYHEKIEIPSWVTNVDIIGAGKDSTIITNADYSGKFLHADTTVNKEKFSTFTSYTVRVMGNDINIAGLTIENASGRVGQAVALHVEGSRFTMIDCKLLGNQDTLFTANDGSQQCFISCWIEGTTDFIFGNATVVFVDCTIKSLTNSYVTAASTTERQQYGYVFVNCKLIADATADKVYLGRPWRANAKVVFANCELGKHIRAEGWHNWDNPANEQTAYYAEFSNKGEGAATGGRVAWSKQLTTEEGSRYIDYQKNIFKDWVPARSFYNK